One Pseudomonas sp. HOU2 genomic window carries:
- a CDS encoding DMT family transporter translates to MTVSTPLSGVNQPFKGILLIVVATFLFSSHDALSKYLSGFYPIVMVVWARYLVHTLLMAGIFLPQSGLRVLRTKRPLWQLARALCLLGTSLFFTTALLYIPLAEATAVNFLAPVLVTALSVPLLKERVTRGQWIAVICGFIGVLIIVHPGGELFTPAVLLPFCSALFFCFYQLLTRKLSEVDSPTTSNFFAGLCNTLVMSALVPFFWQVPTLSHAVLMLALGSCGMTAHLFLTQAFRHAAPALLAPFGYCQIVFAGLLGWVVFNHTPSLLTVIGIAVICCSGLAAAWQQSRR, encoded by the coding sequence ATGACCGTCAGCACCCCGCTCTCCGGTGTCAACCAACCCTTCAAGGGGATCTTGCTGATTGTCGTGGCGACTTTCCTGTTCTCCAGCCACGATGCGCTGTCGAAATACCTCTCGGGTTTCTACCCGATCGTCATGGTGGTGTGGGCGCGGTATCTGGTGCACACCTTGCTGATGGCGGGGATTTTCCTGCCGCAGTCCGGGCTGCGCGTGCTGCGCACCAAACGGCCGTTATGGCAGTTGGCGCGGGCGCTGTGCCTGCTCGGCACCAGTCTGTTTTTCACCACGGCGCTGCTGTACATCCCGCTGGCCGAGGCCACGGCGGTCAACTTTCTTGCGCCGGTGCTGGTGACGGCGTTGTCGGTGCCGTTGCTCAAGGAGCGGGTGACGCGCGGGCAGTGGATCGCGGTGATCTGCGGTTTTATCGGAGTGTTGATCATCGTCCATCCGGGCGGCGAGCTGTTCACCCCGGCGGTGCTGCTGCCGTTCTGCTCGGCGCTGTTTTTCTGCTTCTATCAACTGCTGACGCGCAAGCTGAGTGAGGTCGACAGTCCGACCACCAGCAACTTCTTCGCCGGTCTGTGCAACACGCTGGTGATGAGTGCGCTGGTGCCGTTCTTCTGGCAAGTGCCGACCTTGTCGCACGCCGTGTTGATGCTGGCGCTGGGCAGCTGCGGGATGACTGCGCATCTGTTTCTGACCCAGGCGTTTCGCCACGCGGCACCGGCCCTGCTGGCGCCGTTCGGTTATTGCCAGATCGTGTTCGCGGGGCTGCTGGGGTGGGTGGTGTTCAACCACACGCCGAGTCTGCTGACGGTGATCGGGATTGCGGTGATCTGCTGCAGCGGCCTGGCGGCGGCTTGGCAACAAAGCCGTCGCTGA
- a CDS encoding Gfo/Idh/MocA family oxidoreductase produces the protein MTPPLRIALIGAGNMGQQHYQHLQTLEEARLCAVADPGPQAPALAAQWGVAYFADHRQMLEQVRPDAVIVANPNNQHVSTALDCLAAGVAVLLEKPVGVHLDEVRDLVAAVKRSGVPVLVGHHRRHNPLIVRAHQLLRSGALGRLTTVTALFQLRKPDRYFEVPWRREPGAGLLLTNLIHDLDLLRHLCGEVQAVQAVTDNAVRGFANEDSVALLLQFADGALGTLSGSDAVAAPWSWELNSGENPVYPRQVDQPCYLLAGTAGALSLPQLKRWHYPADQVDAGWHEPLIAVQEHCATGDALRLQLEHFVQVARREVEPLVSAADAARTLALVEAIREAAASGRACSPAAVEA, from the coding sequence TTGACTCCGCCCCTTCGTATCGCCCTGATCGGCGCTGGCAACATGGGCCAGCAGCATTACCAGCACCTGCAAACCCTCGAAGAAGCCCGGTTGTGCGCAGTGGCCGATCCCGGCCCGCAGGCTCCCGCGCTGGCGGCGCAGTGGGGCGTGGCGTATTTCGCTGATCATCGGCAGATGCTGGAGCAGGTGCGGCCCGACGCGGTGATCGTGGCCAATCCGAATAATCAGCACGTCAGCACGGCGCTGGATTGCCTCGCCGCCGGGGTTGCGGTGCTGCTGGAGAAACCGGTGGGCGTGCACCTGGATGAGGTGCGTGATTTGGTGGCGGCAGTCAAACGCAGTGGCGTGCCGGTGCTGGTCGGCCATCATCGGCGGCACAATCCGTTGATCGTGCGCGCCCACCAATTGCTGCGCAGCGGCGCGCTCGGGCGCCTGACCACGGTTACCGCGCTGTTCCAGTTACGCAAACCCGACCGTTATTTCGAGGTCCCGTGGCGCCGTGAGCCGGGGGCGGGCCTGTTGCTGACCAATCTGATTCATGACCTCGACCTGCTGCGTCACCTGTGCGGTGAAGTGCAGGCGGTGCAGGCCGTCACCGACAACGCAGTGCGTGGTTTTGCCAACGAAGACAGCGTGGCGCTGTTACTGCAATTTGCCGACGGTGCACTCGGTACGCTGAGCGGTTCCGATGCAGTCGCCGCGCCGTGGAGCTGGGAGCTGAATTCCGGAGAGAACCCGGTCTATCCGCGTCAGGTCGATCAGCCGTGTTATCTGCTGGCGGGTACCGCCGGGGCGCTGAGCCTTCCGCAACTCAAGCGCTGGCATTACCCTGCCGATCAAGTCGATGCCGGTTGGCACGAACCGTTGATTGCGGTGCAAGAACATTGCGCGACCGGGGATGCTTTGCGGTTGCAGCTGGAGCATTTTGTGCAGGTCGCGCGGCGTGAAGTCGAACCCTTGGTCAGTGCCGCCGATGCCGCGCGAACATTGGCACTGGTCGAGGCGATTCGCGAGGCGGCGGCCAGCGGTCGTGCCTGTTCCCCAGCAGCGGTCGAGGCGTGA
- a CDS encoding shikimate dehydrogenase: MIRKNVILAGLIGAGIQASRTPALHEHEGDAQGLRYLYRLIDLDQLHLDSNALPDLLQAAERMNYTGLNITFPCKQSIIPLLDELSPEAQGIGAVNTVVLKDGKRIGHNTDCLGFAEGFRRGLKDAARERVVQMGAGGAGAAVAHALLSEGVQQLSIFDVDRERAESLANNLNQHFGSGRALAGRDLPGTLNQADGLVNTTPMGMAKLPGMPVPVELLRKELWVAEIVYFPLETELLRNARALGCRTLDGGNMAVFQAVKAFELFSGVVPDAQRMLAHFQSMNV, from the coding sequence ATGATCCGCAAGAACGTAATACTCGCCGGACTGATCGGTGCGGGCATTCAGGCCTCGCGCACGCCAGCCCTGCATGAACACGAAGGCGATGCCCAAGGCCTGCGTTACCTGTATCGGCTGATCGACCTCGATCAGTTGCATCTGGACAGCAACGCCCTGCCCGACTTGCTGCAGGCCGCCGAACGGATGAACTACACCGGTCTGAACATCACTTTCCCGTGCAAGCAGTCGATCATCCCGCTGCTCGATGAGCTGTCGCCGGAAGCCCAAGGCATCGGCGCGGTCAACACGGTGGTGCTCAAGGATGGCAAGCGCATCGGCCACAACACCGATTGCCTGGGTTTTGCCGAAGGTTTTCGTCGGGGCCTGAAGGACGCTGCGCGTGAACGTGTGGTCCAGATGGGCGCCGGGGGAGCAGGGGCGGCGGTGGCCCACGCGCTGTTGAGTGAAGGCGTACAGCAGCTGAGCATTTTCGACGTCGACCGCGAACGCGCCGAGAGTCTGGCGAACAACCTCAACCAGCATTTCGGCTCAGGCCGCGCGCTGGCCGGGCGTGATCTGCCGGGCACGCTGAATCAGGCCGATGGCCTGGTGAACACCACGCCGATGGGCATGGCCAAACTGCCGGGGATGCCGGTGCCGGTGGAGTTGCTGCGCAAGGAACTGTGGGTCGCGGAGATCGTTTACTTCCCGCTGGAAACCGAGCTGCTGCGCAACGCCCGCGCGCTGGGTTGCCGCACGCTGGACGGCGGCAACATGGCGGTGTTTCAGGCAGTTAAGGCGTTTGAGCTGTTCAGCGGCGTGGTGCCGGATGCGCAGCGGATGCTGGCGCATTTTCAAAGCATGAACGTTTAA
- the quiC gene encoding 3-dehydroshikimate dehydratase QuiC, whose translation MQRSIATVSLSGTLPEKLEAIAAAGFDGVEIFENDLLYYDGSPREIRQMCADLGIAITLFQPFRDFEGCRRDRLARNLERAERKFDLMQELGTDLVLVCSNASADSVGDRQILVDDLRLLAERAGVRGLRIGYEALAWGRHVNTYQQVWDIVRQADHPALGVLLDSFHTLSLKGDPGAIADIPGDKIFFVQMADAPILAMDVLEWSRHFRCFPGQGEFDLPGFLAPIIQSGYTGPLSLEIFNDGFRAAPPRANAADGLRSLLYLEEKTRQRLEQQVTPVSNRDILFETPKASEYNGIEFLEFAVDESLGAKLSNWLERLGFVKAGQHRSKSVSLLRQGDINLILNAEPYSFGHSFFEAHGPSLCATAVRVKDSASALARAVAYKGQPYRGLVGPNELELAAVRAPDGSLIYLVDEAADVYGTDFNLLPNAQARGGLKRIDHMAMALPADSLDSWVLFYKSLLDFEADDEVVLPDPYGLVKSRALRSRDSSIRLPLNISENRNTAISHALSSYRGSGVHHIAFDCDDIFAEVSRAKEAGVPLLDIPLNYYDDLAARFDFDDEFLSELAYYNVLYDRDAQGGELFHVYTEPFEGRFFFEIIQRKNGYAGYGAANVAVRLAAMAKSRSGAVRQAKL comes from the coding sequence ATGCAGCGTTCCATTGCCACCGTTTCCCTGAGCGGCACCCTGCCGGAAAAGCTTGAAGCCATTGCCGCCGCCGGGTTCGACGGGGTCGAGATCTTTGAAAACGATCTTCTGTATTACGACGGCAGTCCGCGGGAAATCAGGCAGATGTGCGCTGACCTGGGGATCGCCATCACCCTGTTCCAGCCGTTCCGCGATTTTGAAGGCTGCCGCCGTGATCGTCTGGCGCGCAATCTGGAACGGGCCGAGCGCAAATTTGACCTGATGCAGGAACTGGGCACCGATCTGGTATTGGTCTGCAGCAACGCCTCGGCGGACAGCGTCGGCGACCGGCAGATTCTCGTCGATGACCTGCGGCTGCTGGCTGAACGTGCCGGCGTTCGCGGGTTGCGCATCGGCTATGAAGCGCTGGCCTGGGGCCGGCACGTCAATACTTATCAACAGGTCTGGGACATCGTCCGCCAGGCCGATCACCCGGCACTCGGCGTGCTGCTCGACAGCTTTCACACCTTGTCGCTGAAAGGTGATCCAGGCGCGATCGCCGACATTCCAGGCGACAAGATCTTCTTCGTGCAAATGGCCGACGCGCCGATCCTCGCCATGGATGTCCTGGAGTGGAGCCGGCATTTCCGTTGCTTCCCGGGGCAGGGCGAGTTCGATCTGCCGGGGTTCCTCGCGCCGATCATCCAGAGCGGTTACACCGGGCCGTTGTCGCTGGAAATCTTCAACGATGGCTTCCGCGCCGCGCCGCCACGGGCCAATGCCGCCGATGGTCTGCGGTCGCTGCTGTATCTGGAGGAGAAAACCCGCCAGCGTCTGGAGCAGCAGGTAACGCCGGTGAGTAACCGCGACATCCTCTTCGAAACGCCAAAGGCCAGCGAGTACAACGGCATCGAGTTTCTTGAGTTCGCCGTAGACGAAAGCCTCGGCGCCAAACTGAGCAACTGGCTGGAACGCCTGGGTTTCGTCAAGGCCGGGCAACACCGCTCCAAGAGTGTGAGCCTGTTGCGTCAGGGCGATATCAACCTGATCCTTAACGCCGAACCGTATTCGTTCGGCCACAGTTTCTTCGAGGCCCATGGCCCGTCGCTGTGCGCCACTGCCGTGCGGGTCAAGGATAGCGCCAGCGCTCTGGCCCGCGCCGTTGCCTACAAAGGCCAGCCCTATCGCGGGCTGGTCGGCCCCAACGAACTGGAACTGGCCGCCGTACGCGCGCCGGACGGCAGCCTGATTTATCTGGTGGATGAAGCGGCGGACGTTTATGGCACCGACTTCAATCTGCTGCCGAACGCTCAGGCCCGTGGCGGCCTCAAGCGCATTGATCACATGGCCATGGCGTTGCCGGCGGACAGCCTCGACAGTTGGGTGCTGTTCTACAAGAGCCTGCTGGACTTCGAGGCCGATGATGAAGTGGTACTGCCCGACCCTTACGGCCTGGTGAAGAGCCGCGCGTTGCGCAGCCGCGACAGCTCGATCCGTCTACCGCTGAACATCTCCGAGAATCGCAACACCGCGATCTCCCATGCGCTGTCGAGTTATCGCGGCTCGGGCGTGCATCACATCGCCTTCGATTGTGACGACATCTTCGCCGAAGTCAGTCGCGCCAAGGAGGCCGGTGTGCCGCTGCTGGATATCCCGCTGAACTATTACGACGACCTCGCTGCGCGCTTCGATTTCGACGACGAATTCCTCAGCGAGCTGGCGTACTACAACGTGCTCTACGACCGCGACGCGCAGGGCGGCGAGCTGTTCCACGTGTACACCGAGCCGTTCGAGGGACGCTTCTTCTTCGAGATCATCCAGCGTAAAAACGGTTATGCCGGTTATGGTGCGGCGAACGTCGCGGTCCGTCTGGCGGCGATGGCCAAATCACGCAGCGGCGCCGTGCGTCAGGCGAAGTTGTAG
- a CDS encoding TetR family transcriptional regulator produces MTMTSELPAAPVESGIEPRKSRKNNPEKTRENILQEAIVEFVQQGLSGARVDAIAERIHTSKRMIYYYFGSKEQLYVEVLEKLYGDIRSTENRLHLAELPPVVAIRRLVEFTFDHHDRNVDFVRIVCIENIHNAEFVKRSDAIKAMNNTILDSLGEILRRGAEEGVFRAGLDALDVHLLISSFCFYRVSNRHTFGEIFQIDLPDESIKQRHREMICESVLRYLQP; encoded by the coding sequence ATGACAATGACTTCAGAACTTCCCGCCGCTCCCGTCGAATCCGGCATCGAGCCGCGCAAGAGTCGCAAGAACAACCCGGAAAAGACCCGCGAGAACATCCTGCAGGAGGCGATCGTCGAGTTCGTCCAGCAGGGCTTGTCCGGCGCCCGCGTCGACGCGATCGCCGAGCGTATCCACACCTCCAAACGCATGATCTATTACTACTTCGGCAGTAAGGAACAGTTGTACGTCGAGGTGTTGGAGAAGCTTTACGGGGACATCCGCAGCACCGAAAACCGCCTGCACCTGGCCGAGTTGCCGCCGGTGGTGGCGATCCGCCGACTGGTGGAGTTCACCTTTGATCACCACGACCGCAACGTCGATTTCGTGCGCATCGTCTGTATCGAAAATATCCACAACGCCGAGTTCGTGAAGCGTTCCGATGCGATCAAGGCTATGAACAACACGATCCTCGATTCGCTGGGCGAGATTTTGCGCCGTGGTGCTGAAGAAGGCGTGTTCCGCGCAGGCCTTGACGCGCTGGACGTGCACCTGTTGATCAGCTCGTTCTGCTTCTATCGCGTCTCGAACCGCCATACGTTCGGTGAGATTTTTCAGATCGACCTGCCGGATGAAAGCATCAAGCAGCGTCATCGCGAGATGATCTGCGAGTCGGTGTTGCGCTACTTGCAGCCGTGA
- a CDS encoding MFS transporter yields the protein MIPSQTSRMAPAMSTATGGIGDKIRGAMAVGKTRWGMLALVFFATTLNYIDRAALGVMQPILAKEMSWTAMDYANINFWFQVGYAIGFVLQGRLIDRVGVKRVFFCAVLLWSLATGAHGLATSAVGFMVCRFILGLTEAANYPACVKTTRLWFPAGERAVATGIFNAGTNVGAMFTPMLLPLILHVWGWQAAFLCMSALGGIWLLFWGLKYFNPEDHPRVKKSELDYIQQEVEPEQARVPFSRILRMRGTWAFALAYSLTAPVFWFYLYWLPPFLNQQYNLGINVTQMGIPLIIIYVTADFGSVGGGILSSFLIGRGMNSIKARLLSMFLFACCIIGVVMAAGSSNLWVAVAAISLAIGAHQAWTANIWSLVMDYTPKHMMSTVFGFGGMCAAIGGMFMTQIVGHILTVTNNNYTVLFTLIPAMYFLALTWMYFMAPRKIPDVTE from the coding sequence ATGATTCCTTCACAGACTTCCCGCATGGCCCCGGCCATGAGCACTGCCACGGGTGGCATCGGCGACAAGATCCGCGGCGCCATGGCCGTCGGCAAGACCCGTTGGGGCATGCTGGCGCTGGTGTTTTTCGCCACGACCCTGAACTACATCGACCGCGCCGCCCTCGGCGTCATGCAGCCGATCCTCGCCAAGGAAATGAGCTGGACGGCGATGGATTACGCCAACATCAACTTCTGGTTCCAGGTCGGCTACGCCATCGGCTTCGTCCTGCAGGGACGCCTGATCGACCGGGTCGGCGTCAAGCGCGTGTTCTTCTGCGCGGTGCTGCTCTGGAGCCTGGCCACCGGCGCTCACGGTCTGGCAACGTCGGCGGTCGGCTTCATGGTCTGCCGCTTTATTCTCGGCCTGACCGAAGCGGCCAACTACCCGGCCTGCGTGAAAACTACGCGCCTGTGGTTCCCGGCCGGTGAACGCGCCGTGGCCACCGGTATCTTCAACGCCGGCACCAACGTTGGCGCGATGTTCACGCCGATGCTGCTGCCGCTGATCCTGCACGTGTGGGGCTGGCAGGCGGCGTTCCTGTGCATGTCGGCACTGGGCGGGATCTGGCTGCTGTTCTGGGGCCTGAAATACTTCAACCCGGAAGACCATCCACGTGTGAAGAAATCCGAACTCGACTACATCCAGCAGGAAGTCGAACCGGAACAGGCCCGCGTCCCGTTCTCACGCATCTTGCGCATGCGCGGCACCTGGGCGTTCGCCCTCGCCTATTCGCTGACGGCGCCGGTGTTCTGGTTCTACCTGTATTGGCTGCCGCCGTTTCTCAATCAGCAATACAACCTGGGCATCAACGTCACCCAGATGGGTATTCCGCTGATCATCATTTACGTGACGGCCGACTTCGGCAGCGTCGGTGGCGGCATCCTGTCTTCGTTCCTGATCGGTCGCGGCATGAACTCGATCAAGGCGCGACTGCTGTCGATGTTCCTGTTCGCCTGCTGCATCATCGGCGTGGTCATGGCCGCCGGTTCGAGCAATCTGTGGGTCGCCGTCGCGGCAATCTCTCTGGCCATCGGCGCGCATCAGGCCTGGACTGCGAACATCTGGAGCCTGGTGATGGACTACACGCCCAAGCACATGATGAGCACTGTGTTCGGTTTCGGCGGTATGTGCGCCGCGATCGGCGGGATGTTCATGACTCAGATCGTCGGCCACATCCTGACCGTCACCAATAACAACTACACGGTGCTGTTCACACTGATCCCGGCGATGTACTTCCTCGCGCTGACCTGGATGTACTTCATGGCCCCGCGCAAGATTCCAGACGTCACCGAATAA
- a CDS encoding sugar phosphate isomerase/epimerase, giving the protein MNERILSLASLTVLELSPPQMVEVAARAGYSHVGLRLEPATPEEYHFPLVADGGLRRQTLARLRDTGIAVLDVEILRLKPQTVVADFDKLLAVGAEFGASELLVAGNDPDEQRLTDNFAALCDLAAPYGLHPHLEFMPWTDACNLEQALRIVASADRENAAVLVDAFHFDRSGSRLEDLASVAPARLRYAQLCDVAGPRPADMAEILRQARNERRFPGEGDCDLHGLLRSLPANIPLSLEIPTVKLLEQGVSGLQRAQMALDRTRELLAQL; this is encoded by the coding sequence ATGAACGAACGAATTCTGTCTCTGGCCAGCCTCACCGTACTCGAGTTGTCACCGCCGCAAATGGTCGAGGTGGCGGCGCGTGCTGGTTACAGCCATGTCGGCCTGCGCCTGGAGCCGGCGACGCCTGAGGAATATCACTTTCCATTGGTGGCCGATGGCGGTTTACGGCGTCAGACGCTGGCGCGTTTGCGCGACACTGGCATCGCTGTGCTCGACGTGGAAATCCTGCGTCTGAAACCGCAAACCGTGGTCGCCGATTTCGACAAGCTGCTGGCCGTCGGCGCGGAGTTCGGCGCCAGTGAATTACTGGTCGCCGGCAATGATCCTGACGAGCAACGGCTCACCGACAACTTTGCCGCGCTGTGTGATCTGGCGGCGCCTTACGGTTTGCATCCGCATCTGGAGTTCATGCCCTGGACCGATGCGTGCAATCTCGAGCAGGCGTTGCGCATCGTTGCCAGTGCTGACCGGGAAAATGCCGCGGTGCTGGTCGATGCCTTTCATTTCGATCGCTCCGGTTCACGGCTGGAGGACCTGGCCAGCGTTGCGCCCGCGCGCCTGCGTTATGCGCAATTGTGCGATGTGGCGGGACCGCGACCGGCGGACATGGCCGAGATCTTGCGTCAGGCGCGCAATGAGCGGCGGTTTCCCGGCGAGGGCGATTGTGACCTGCACGGTTTGTTGCGCAGTCTGCCAGCTAATATTCCCCTGAGCCTGGAGATCCCCACGGTAAAACTGCTGGAGCAGGGTGTAAGCGGATTGCAAAGAGCGCAGATGGCGCTCGACAGGACGCGGGAATTGTTGGCGCAGTTGTAA